TTTTCGATGGGTCTTCTCAGCATCATTCGTAAgatcaaaagaaaagagaaggaaatgcGAATTCTTATGGTGTGAGTTTCTTTCCACTTCCGATCTCTCTCTCAAAACCCTCTCTCGTTTTTGTTATCTACtttcttgaattattttttCCTAATTACCTTCTTGCCCTTTGTTTGCTACATACTATACAGGGGATTGGACAATTCTGGGAAGACAACAATCGTTTTGAAGATTAACGGGGAGGATACTAGCGTCATTAGTCCTACTCTTGGCTTCAACATCAAAACCATCACCTACCAAAAGTGAGGAATTTTCTTCTCATTTCACTTCATAAAATATCACTCCCTACTATTGTCAGCTATCTTGTTCTATTTTTCTTGGGAGAGAAAAATATGAGGATGAGTTTATATTACTATAGTCACTATTTAGGGGTAGATATGGGTTGTGACCCCTTGGTAGCATTACTCTTTTGTTTAAAGGGAAAgactttgattttttttttttgaaatttgtcGCTGGTGAGTGAAATATCTCAGCTAAAACTGCAATTGGGAAATGTAGTTTGTTTGATAGTACGGTGAAACTAAAATCTCATGTACGGTTCTGGAATAGTGATGACATTTCCAAACAACCATCAAAGTTTGATGGTATGATCAAAACATACTTAGACGATATTAATCTTTTCTAGATTTGAGTGCTGCTGTGTTTAAAGGATATGTCACTCCAACATTCCCATTTCCTTCCTTCTCATGATCATACACAGAATAAAGAGGTGATTGTCAAACTTAATGATTAGACATTCTGGTTGACATACATGGATCACACTTAAAAAAGTAGGTGTGAGTTTCAATCATGAAAGTACTGATTGTGAACACAGTTGCATAACTAAAACTTACATTTACTTGAACTGCGATTTAGCGTTATGAGTTATGACTTAGTTGATGGCAGTCCTGCTTCCATATTTGTTATTGAGATCCCAAAATTTTGTTGAATCCATTTCTAGGTCGGGTGTTGGCTGAGATTTATTCTAAGTGTGTGAAAGATTTCCTTTTAGAATTTATTTGGGAGTATTTTCTTGTAATTTTCACTTTTTCGATACACAAAACATGCTcgttcttttttgtttttgccctTTGTTTGCTTCATATCGTACAATAATTAACTAAATGCTAAGGCGTGTAAACACACTGAAAATGGCAGGTACACCCTAAATATATGGGATGTCGGGGGCCAGAAAACAATACGATCTTATTGGAGAAACTACTACGAGCAAACGGATGGTTTGGTTTGGGTAGTTGACAGTTCAGATCTAAGAAGGTTGGATGATTGCAAAATGGAGCTCGATAACCTCCTAAAGGAAGAGGTCTGTTTTCTGTTCAATCCAAGTGGTATCTATTGTGCTTAACCAAAGCGGTATCTCTTTTCTTATTGTTACTAACTTAGGTGCTCAATTCATAACTGTTTCTCCCTTAACTTCCTACATTTCTCAATTATTACTAATGTTCTTAATACCTTTTTTTTTCTGTGATAGAGGCTATCTGGAGCATCCTTATTGATACTAGCAAATAAACAGGACATTAAAGGTGCCCTTACGCCTGAAGAGATAGCCAAGGTAAACTTAATTTTGTCATCTCTAAGTAATCGCTATATCAGTTCCTTAACTTTTTTATAGCCTGCCTCATCAAATTTATATAGTTTAACTTGTATTTATTCTCTCAAATGCTCTCTTTTGTAGTTAAATTTCTATGCCCAAACATTGTCTGCGCTGAAATCTGTCTGAGAACTAATTTCAAATCTTCCTTAACCTTTCCATGCATAGAATTTTGTCTTGGTTTGCATTTGGGGTATTGTGGTTGGGTAGTTTGTTGGGGGAAGTTAGTGACTATAAATAAAGAGAAGTGGGGATCAGGGTATTTGGCATTTGTTATTTAGTCTTGGAAAGTGAAGACAAACTAACTGTTCCTCAAATCAGTGTAACCTTTTTCTAGATTTCTTAACACAGCATATATGCAAATAACGAGTTGAACTCTTAAGCATGTCTAAAACACTATTCTATTATAGGTAGTATCATGCAAAATGCGAAAACAAAACTGATTTTGATATGATTACTATCGAATGAATCATCACTTCAATTGTAAGCATCAATCATAATCATGAAAAGCTCACTATTAAGTCTCTCATACCGTATTCTTATAAATCAAGCTAGTTATCCCTGGTTTAATATATTATTGTTTGGTTTTTAATATTGTCCTTTATGGCTAAGGTGCTTAACTTGGAAGCCATGGACAAATCTCGTCATTGGAAGATAGTTGGCTGTAGTGCATACACTGGCGAGGGTCTGCTTGAGGGTTTTGATTGGTTAGTCCAGGACATAGCCTCCAGAATCTATATGCTTGATTACTAATTCATGAAATGGTTCAACCTTCCCTGAGCATCCTTCTTTGGAATAAACTGCCCATTGCATCATTGAAACCTTCCAAGTTTTaatatattcatttttttttcatttttattaccTTGTCGTTGCTTTTCTGGCACTGTAAAATTTTGAAGAAATGTTAGAATACTGTGGGAAGGTGTATAAAACTGAAGTGGAATGATTATGATTTATGAGTGCATGCCCGATAGCTTCATGCAAATGTGAAAGATGATAGAGAACTAGTGACAATAATATGGGAGATTAGTTAAGTGACAAAGTTAGAGTTTAATAATCTTTGAATCAGGGTAGtaaaactcaattttttttttttttttggtgactagtAAAACTCATAATTTGATAAAAGTTACAAATTTAAtagtaattaaattattattttcttgttttatcaattcttttattttagttttttttttccgaTATTTTATATCATACTTTATCCTAGTTCAGTTTTGTAATAAAGGTGCCAGTATGTACAAATCTAAAGCATTTAGCATGTTGATATATACAATATAATGATCATATGCAAATTTTTAGTGAGACATGAATTTCTCGGCGCGTAAAATTTCACGTGCAAGCGCGTTACTGCTTTTCGCATAATTTATGATCCATATGGATCGTAGCACTTCCTCCTCTTACCACTTCCAGCCAGTACTTACCACCATATTTGTCCCACCTTTCTCCCTTAGGATTGGCCTTTGAGTTGGTTTTACTCCTTGATTCATGTTTCTCTTATCcttctttcattttttatacACAAACACACCTCCCACACACGTGCACACAAGCTTCTTCCTCATGGAGAATCTGAAGGAGAGAAGAGGAAAAGCTGAACTAGAAGAAGAGAGAGGCTAGCTATGCTTTGAGTTCACAGAAGACACTCACCATCTTTGTATGAAAATTTGTAAGTTTCAGAGACCCATTTAACAGGTAAATAGGTTGACCCGATGAATTTAATCCATTTTGACGGTCCTACTTTTTGAAATCTCTTCTCTCTCCATCCCtctcctctctttctctctccacTGCCTTacttttcgaaatctcttctctctccatccctctcctctctttctctctccacTGCAACCACCTCTGGCCAACCTTTgccaacgccaaccatcaccaATCTCATCCAATGACTACGTGGACTCGGCTGGAACCCATTTCATTGCATGAAATAGAGTCGCTTCCAACGTTGTTGCCATTGGTGTCCTTGCCACTGTTGCTTCTTATGTCGCCGTAGCTACCTCCCTCTTCCAGGTAGATTGTCTTCTTCCTTCTCCCTATTCCATTcccttttttatatattttaaaagaaatcctaaaccCCTGTTTTGAAGCAGCCTGCTATTCAGTCACTGTCGCCGGCGGTACGTCGTCAAAGTTGCCACCACGCTGAAAAAGTCCTCCGCGCCGTTAGTGTCTCCAAGTAAGTGAGTAATTAGTTTAGAGTAATTAAATTTACACTAATTTatactaattaaattttttgttgcatcttttttattataaaattgtgACGTAGGTGAAacttgaaataattaatttagagTAATTACatcatttttatttctaattaagACAGAGTTTTAATTCTCGTTTATAAATCATATGTTGTGAAATTGTGATATATGTTTAATTATCTTTGCTTAGAGTAATTAGAATTCAAATTAGATTATGTCAAGTTGGTTAATTAAGTTAGTTTTAGATAAATTAGGACAATTACTTAGATAAattagtttagggtttagtttAGAGTTGAAGTTAGACTAATTTAGACTTGAATTTAGGTAAATTAAGTTAACCTAGTATTAATTAGGCTTTTGAAATtagattaattaattttacaaatattattaatttttttattgttaatttttatatttcacTAACTTCATTTctattttaggattttttttgtttgaaagtcGTGTAGCTTTAATCATGGGCTGTTCATGCTGATATATACATGGGCTGTTCGTATAGTATTAAGGTTAGTTTTCTATCTTTAAACATGTTAAATTGTTTaagttttatgttaaatttactttttttttttaagataaaattttagGACGGAAGTGGGAGAAGGTTTTCTAGTTATGCCTTTTCGAAATCCTTGTTTGTTGAAAAATTACAGAATAATAAAAGGATGCACACAAGAACAGCTAAAATTTGACGCTTGCTTGAATgtgtgtttcttttaatttagtttaCAACTGTTTTCTCTGTGaaagttaataaatttttttggtgGAGGTCTCTGAATCAAGGAaaaattttgtcaaattttaatgGGAGAAGATTCATGATGCCATGATCAGGAAGATTTTTGAAAGACttagaattttcaaaaaatcttattatgagctaatttcaatttatttattcattaagattttaatttcaaaaattattttattaaagctaactaaatcaagttttgataattaaattaaaaattttatcttattttacaattattggataatttttatatttaaattataaagtttaggaatcgtaaaataataagaatttatatgatttgatttaaataattgtgattttagaaattaatactttaatttttatgaataaaaaaaattaattatattatttatagttatcgaattagaattatttatttgagaataatttgtaaattgataattaaatagtatttttaataaatattagtGTTGGATTAAAATAGGTTTTCAATTATCTTATTACtcttaattttataaaattattgtatTACTCATATGGATTTTATCCTAACTTTAAATTCCCAaataaaactctaattttaCAAATCCCTAACCCTGaccaaatgaaaaaaaaaaaaaacgcacgCACACAGAACAGCGAAAGAAAGGAAatgggaagaagaaaggggggCGGGAAGAGGGAGGCGGCGCGGTGGGTGTCACTGCCGCCATCGCCGCTGCTGTTGACAGGAGGAGAGAGGGAGATATGAGAGAGCTGAACGGGAAGAGAGGGAAGGAGACCTCGCCGCCATGCCCAGCC
Above is a genomic segment from Arachis stenosperma cultivar V10309 chromosome 1, arast.V10309.gnm1.PFL2, whole genome shotgun sequence containing:
- the LOC130970695 gene encoding ADP-ribosylation factor-like protein 2, which gives rise to MGLLSIIRKIKRKEKEMRILMVGLDNSGKTTIVLKINGEDTSVISPTLGFNIKTITYQKYTLNIWDVGGQKTIRSYWRNYYEQTDGLVWVVDSSDLRRLDDCKMELDNLLKEERLSGASLLILANKQDIKGALTPEEIAKVLNLEAMDKSRHWKIVGCSAYTGEGLLEGFDWLVQDIASRIYMLDY